In the genome of Lathyrus oleraceus cultivar Zhongwan6 chromosome 4, CAAS_Psat_ZW6_1.0, whole genome shotgun sequence, the window GAAATGGAGTATGAACAATGTGTGAAAGCTTTTGAGTTTTATGTTAGAGCTTCCAAGAATATGGATGAGTTGGCAGGTTTTTATGGTTGGTGTAAGGATATGGGAATCGCGAGGTCCTCTGAGTACCCTGAAGTACAGAAAATTACTGATAGTCTTTTGGGGACACTCAATGGTTTCTTAAAAGAAATGGGGGATAGAACAAAGAGTCCTGAGATGAAGGTTAAGGTAATAGGTTTGGTTACAGAACAAGAGTTTGGTATTAATGAGGTGAAGGCTCTTCCGGCACCCGATACAGAGAATTCAACACCTCAGTCGCAATCGCCTCCTTTGGCTCCCGAGCCTAAAGAAGCCCCTCGCATTCTACAGGAAACAGGTGACTTGTTGAATCTAAGAGATGATGATGGTGTTTTGGCCGATGAGCAAGGTAATAAACTTGCAATGGCATTGATCTCTGGAGTTTCGACAGTTAAGACAGATGGTCTGTGGGAAGAATTTAGTGCATCTGAAGTGAATTCAGTGTGGCAGACACCTGCGGCTAAAATAGGGAAAGCGGATTGGGAATTGGCATTGGTGGAGACTACTAGTAATCTGTCGAATGAGAGGTCTGATTTGGGAGGTGGTTTTGATTCACTTTTACTGAATGGAATGTATGATCAAGGTGCTGTGAGACAACATGTGAGCTCACCTGATATGAGTGGTGGAAGTTTTAGCAGTGTGGCATTGCCAGGAGCTGGTAAGAATACGACACCGGCTCTTGCTTTGCCTGCTCCAGATGGAACAATGCAAGCTGTAGGAACACAGGATCCATTTGCAGCATCACTCTCTGTGCCGCCTCCTTCGTATGTGCAAATAGCAGAAATGGAGAGGAAACAGAATCTGCTTGTTCAGGAACAACACCTATGGCAACAATATGGGAGAGATGGAATGCAAGGTCAAGTTGGTTTAACAAGTGTTGGAGGTGGATCATCTCATTATCATCATGCTCCCGGTTCACAACTTATGATGAGTTATGGAATGCCACAAGTTGGTGGGATTGGACAACCTGGAGGCTATTACAATGC includes:
- the LOC127073529 gene encoding putative clathrin assembly protein At2g25430, which codes for MPSSTSRTIRKAIGVMKDQTSISIAKVAGNLAPHIEVLVVKATSHDEIPADDKYVREIFNFTSYSKTYVNACLISVTKRLAKTRDWIVAVKSLMLVHKFLTDRHPSFEDQIVHVHATRGGMRVLNMSHFRDEDHSNSLDHASFVRVYAMYLDEKVAFLVYKRNLKGGVESGDGEFVNRGEVVTPAREMKAERVLDRLKHLLRILNCVLDCKPNGAAKNNRLLLLAIQYIVRDSFKVYVEIWNVLGVLMDRFMEMEYEQCVKAFEFYVRASKNMDELAGFYGWCKDMGIARSSEYPEVQKITDSLLGTLNGFLKEMGDRTKSPEMKVKVIGLVTEQEFGINEVKALPAPDTENSTPQSQSPPLAPEPKEAPRILQETGDLLNLRDDDGVLADEQGNKLAMALISGVSTVKTDGLWEEFSASEVNSVWQTPAAKIGKADWELALVETTSNLSNERSDLGGGFDSLLLNGMYDQGAVRQHVSSPDMSGGSFSSVALPGAGKNTTPALALPAPDGTMQAVGTQDPFAASLSVPPPSYVQIAEMERKQNLLVQEQHLWQQYGRDGMQGQVGLTSVGGGSSHYHHAPGSQLMMSYGMPQVGGIGQPGGYYNAPF